From Sulfurovum zhangzhouensis, one genomic window encodes:
- the hypF gene encoding carbamoyltransferase HypF gives MIRRNILHISGIVQGVGFRPYVYSLALRYGLYGFVQNDGQGVVIEVEGEEEKLDLFFKTLYKELPPLARIDSIEKKETNHLKKEQTFSIIESRSTIKKALVSPDISLCDACLAEFNDTTNRRYGYFAINCTHCGPRYSIIKTVPYDRASTSMDRFTMCHQCEAEYIDPANRRYHAQPISCYECGPTLTLYDNLNREIKTENIPQFVSSLLQEGAIIAIKGLGGFHLMCNAYDDNSVSKLRQRKSRPSKPFAVLFPTIDSIEGHAMITSSDRTMIQSKEKPIVLVQKKENTPLSKYIAPLIDRIGVMLPYTPLQFLLFKYFKNPLIATSANLKSEPIVYTKEMLFEKLGKVVDYVLDMDRDIVNAVDDSVVQLIDKRPMFLRLARGFTPCSFHLPFKVDKHILAVGAEQKNTIALAFDDQVILSPYIGDLVSLDAMEYFERTLETFKRFYDFSPEMIVCDKHPSYTTTFWAKEQKLPLLQVQHHHAHILSVLFEQNIHTPVLGIAFDGTGYGDNGTLWGGEFLRIEQDYSYTRVSSFKPLVLLGGNKAIQEPRRIALSLAFDVMDLSEIKQSRLAKHFTPKELELLDQAYQKQIRTIDTSSVGRLFDGVASLLDIVQILSFDGESGLKMEQYYDPDIPDFYHFYIENGIIYYDEMIKALFYEHNQARGVSMFMNTLIEIIITIAHTQKLPLVFSGGVFQNKVLVEKLVQRLRQEKITYYFPQYIPPNDSSIALGQIAYTLQQLKLPK, from the coding sequence ATGATACGAAGAAACATACTCCATATCAGCGGTATCGTACAAGGTGTGGGGTTTAGGCCTTATGTCTACTCGCTTGCACTTAGATATGGCCTATATGGATTTGTACAAAATGACGGACAAGGTGTAGTCATAGAAGTCGAGGGAGAAGAAGAAAAACTCGATCTTTTTTTCAAAACACTTTACAAAGAGCTTCCTCCTCTTGCCAGAATAGATTCTATTGAAAAAAAAGAAACCAACCATCTTAAAAAAGAGCAAACATTTAGCATTATAGAGAGCAGAAGTACCATCAAAAAAGCACTGGTATCACCGGATATCTCTCTTTGTGATGCATGTCTTGCCGAGTTCAATGACACAACCAACAGACGCTATGGATATTTTGCTATCAACTGTACCCACTGCGGTCCACGATACTCTATTATCAAAACAGTACCTTATGATCGTGCCAGTACATCGATGGATCGTTTCACTATGTGTCATCAATGCGAAGCTGAATATATTGACCCTGCCAACAGACGCTATCATGCACAACCAATCAGCTGCTATGAATGTGGACCGACGTTAACTTTATATGATAATCTAAACCGGGAAATAAAAACAGAAAATATCCCACAATTTGTCTCATCTCTACTTCAAGAAGGGGCTATCATCGCAATCAAGGGACTAGGCGGTTTTCACCTTATGTGCAATGCATACGATGATAACAGCGTCAGTAAACTGCGTCAACGTAAAAGCCGTCCTTCTAAACCCTTTGCCGTTCTTTTCCCTACTATTGACAGCATTGAAGGACATGCAATGATCACATCATCTGACAGGACAATGATCCAATCCAAAGAAAAACCCATTGTTTTGGTTCAAAAAAAAGAGAATACCCCTCTTTCAAAATATATCGCTCCTCTAATTGACCGTATAGGCGTGATGCTACCTTATACTCCATTACAGTTTTTGCTCTTTAAATACTTTAAAAATCCTCTTATTGCTACAAGCGCCAACCTGAAAAGTGAACCTATTGTGTACACCAAAGAGATGTTATTTGAAAAACTTGGGAAGGTTGTTGACTATGTTTTGGATATGGACCGTGATATTGTGAATGCCGTGGATGACAGTGTGGTACAACTTATCGACAAACGTCCGATGTTCTTGCGTTTGGCAAGAGGATTTACTCCATGTAGTTTTCATTTGCCTTTCAAAGTGGATAAACATATTTTAGCCGTAGGTGCAGAACAGAAAAACACTATTGCCCTAGCCTTTGATGACCAAGTGATCCTCTCGCCTTATATCGGTGACCTTGTCTCCCTGGATGCTATGGAGTATTTTGAACGGACACTGGAAACGTTTAAACGTTTTTACGATTTCTCTCCGGAGATGATCGTATGTGATAAACATCCCTCCTACACTACTACGTTCTGGGCAAAAGAACAAAAACTGCCCCTGCTGCAGGTACAACACCATCATGCTCATATTTTATCTGTACTCTTTGAACAGAATATCCACACGCCGGTTTTAGGTATCGCATTTGACGGTACAGGCTATGGCGATAACGGTACACTATGGGGAGGAGAGTTTTTACGTATAGAGCAAGACTACTCTTATACAAGAGTCAGCTCCTTTAAACCATTGGTTTTACTTGGTGGAAACAAAGCGATCCAAGAGCCAAGAAGAATTGCATTATCACTGGCATTTGATGTTATGGATCTTTCAGAGATCAAACAAAGCAGGCTTGCAAAACATTTCACTCCAAAGGAGTTGGAACTACTCGATCAAGCCTATCAAAAACAGATTCGTACGATAGATACTTCATCGGTTGGACGACTTTTTGATGGTGTGGCAAGTCTACTTGATATTGTACAGATACTTTCATTTGATGGGGAAAGCGGTTTGAAAATGGAGCAGTATTATGATCCCGATATCCCAGATTTTTATCATTTTTATATAGAAAACGGCATCATATATTATGACGAAATGATCAAGGCATTGTTCTATGAACACAATCAGGCAAGAGGTGTTTCAATGTTTATGAATACCCTTATAGAGATCATCATCACAATTGCACATACCCAAAAGCTTCCTCTTGTCTTCAGCGGTGGTGTCTTCCAAAATAAAGTATTGGTAGAAAAATTGGTTCAGCGGTTGAGACAAGAAAAGATCACTTACTATTTTCCACAGTACATCCCCCCAAATGATAGCTCCATTGCATTAGGGCAGATCGCTTATACTTTGCAACAACTAAAACTACCAAAATAA
- a CDS encoding DUF1653 domain-containing protein — protein sequence MELKTGRYRHYKGNEYEVIGTARHSETEEWMVVYRTCYGDKGLWVRPYEMFVEKVEIEGKMIDRFTYICD from the coding sequence ATGGAACTAAAAACAGGCAGATACAGACACTATAAAGGCAATGAGTACGAGGTCATTGGTACTGCAAGGCACTCTGAAACAGAAGAGTGGATGGTAGTCTATCGTACCTGTTACGGTGATAAAGGTTTATGGGTAAGACCCTATGAGATGTTCGTTGAAAAAGTAGAGATAGAGGGAAAAATGATAGATCGTTTTACTTATATATGCGATTAG
- a CDS encoding CPXCG motif-containing cysteine-rich protein, translating into MEHFFTCPYCWQQISMILDPSEELSEYIEDCEVCCRPIEISFRFEDGELVSFEARRMEGI; encoded by the coding sequence ATGGAACACTTTTTTACATGCCCTTACTGCTGGCAGCAGATATCCATGATACTTGATCCTAGTGAAGAGCTAAGTGAGTATATCGAAGACTGTGAGGTATGCTGTAGACCTATCGAAATTTCTTTTCGTTTTGAAGATGGTGAACTGGTAAGCTTTGAGGCCAGAAGAATGGAAGGGATCTAA